In a genomic window of Fibrobacter sp. UWH4:
- a CDS encoding toxin — translation MARWNSEKNELLKVTRHVSFEQIEEIMRNKEVLDDYEHPNQEKYPGQRIMVVRIEGYCYVVPYKPEPDGDIWLKTIVPSRVAQRKYGGK, via the coding sequence GTGGCTAGATGGAATTCTGAGAAAAATGAATTGTTGAAGGTGACGAGACATGTTTCCTTCGAACAAATCGAAGAAATTATGCGGAACAAAGAGGTCCTGGATGATTACGAACACCCGAATCAGGAGAAGTATCCAGGGCAGAGAATTATGGTTGTTAGGATTGAAGGCTACTGTTATGTTGTTCCTTACAAGCCTGAACCTGATGGAGATATTTGGCTTAAGACTATTGTGCCGAGCAGAGTCGCGCAGAGAAAATATGGAGGTAAGTAA
- a CDS encoding exo-beta-N-acetylmuramidase NamZ domain-containing protein, giving the protein MVTLALSRFEKAFPANLKGKRLGAVLHPASVLPDLHYTLDLLKEYDGKLFKLSALFGPQHGIKGHTQDNMIEWEGYTDPELGIPVYSLYGEHREPTAEMLSHVDMMLVDLQDVGARYYTFIWTLFLCMKACEKAGIPVIVVDRPNPINCIDEEGPVLDLNYTSFVGLHSIRTRHAKTIGELAVQFKEERFPKCELYVLGMEGYDKKMWYDQTGLPWILPSPNMPTLDTAIVYPGMCLFEATNVSEGRGTTRPFEIFGAPFIDAVKLCKYMNGLKLPGVYFRENYFQPTFHKGAGQICGGAQIHVLDRDKFRSFDMAVKLLQYIFNEYPKDFAWKQPPYEYEFKKLPIDILLGNGTFRRDYIETSI; this is encoded by the coding sequence ATGGTCACACTCGCTCTCTCTCGCTTCGAAAAGGCTTTTCCAGCAAACCTCAAGGGCAAGCGCCTTGGCGCAGTCCTCCACCCGGCATCGGTTCTCCCGGATTTGCACTATACCCTCGATTTACTCAAGGAATACGACGGCAAACTCTTTAAGCTTTCTGCCCTTTTTGGCCCCCAGCACGGTATCAAGGGGCATACCCAGGACAACATGATCGAATGGGAAGGTTACACCGACCCCGAACTGGGCATTCCCGTTTATAGCCTTTACGGCGAACACCGCGAACCTACTGCCGAAATGCTCAGTCACGTGGATATGATGCTTGTGGACTTGCAGGATGTCGGTGCCCGCTACTACACGTTTATCTGGACTCTGTTCCTTTGTATGAAAGCCTGCGAAAAGGCCGGAATCCCTGTGATCGTGGTGGACCGTCCGAACCCCATCAACTGTATCGATGAAGAAGGCCCGGTGCTGGACTTGAATTACACGAGTTTCGTGGGACTCCACAGCATCCGCACGCGCCACGCAAAGACGATTGGCGAACTGGCGGTGCAGTTCAAGGAAGAACGTTTTCCCAAGTGTGAACTCTACGTGCTCGGCATGGAAGGTTACGATAAAAAGATGTGGTACGACCAGACGGGTCTTCCGTGGATTCTGCCGAGCCCGAACATGCCGACGCTCGATACCGCGATCGTTTACCCGGGCATGTGCCTGTTCGAGGCCACCAACGTGAGCGAAGGCCGCGGCACCACGCGCCCCTTCGAAATTTTCGGAGCCCCGTTTATCGATGCGGTCAAGCTCTGCAAGTACATGAACGGACTCAAGCTCCCCGGCGTGTATTTCCGCGAGAATTACTTCCAGCCCACATTCCATAAGGGCGCAGGTCAGATTTGCGGCGGTGCGCAGATTCACGTGCTCGACCGTGACAAGTTCCGCAGCTTTGACATGGCGGTAAAGTTGTTGCAGTATATCTTCAACGAGTACCCGAAGGATTTCGCCTGGAAACAGCCCCCTTACGAATACGAATTCAAGAAGTTGCCCATTGACATCTTGCTCGGCAACGGCACCTTTAGACGAGATTATATAGAGACAAGTATTTAA
- a CDS encoding GGDEF and EAL domain-containing protein: protein MRETFAIIYILLIILLGLFGTISRRSSKSVAKPVSYLQFTFIVPIVGNLILVLSENEFLSTIGSYIYSIGMDLMVMCLFDFSLSYCGISWRNHKKKCMILYSILTIDIIQYFFNPFFGHAFGMEAITVDGTLYYRLVPYAGQFCHRIIVYLAYATSLAFFIVKTIKVPRIYAEKYYVILFALSLGGIWQTYYIISRTPIDSSMIGFTICSFLIFYFSLFYRPFRLLDRMLANIASKLPEAVVFFDASDRCVWINGKARKILNIHSDNFEHVKKRLTSWFNIVDTGEDNWSTKQTIGFGKAAKHYAIEKHLVTDVKNKKIGYFLSIQDNTEDILNHQREIYEATHDMLTGLFTKEHLFNLIRNKVATDKDSSYSIALLDIKDFKMINDIFGNEVGDGVLKRVANWIRENATEEWIFGRLSGDAFGICYPTGSARLDVVEQRLSKFVISNGSIDQHILMHVGIYNVTDPSIDISIMFDRAHLALTTIKNEFNVHIAIYDDNMRDQVLWNQKISTELEAAIKNRQIVPYLQPIVNNNGSIIGAEALVRWLHPDEGFLPPFKFIPVFEKNGMIALVDKYIWRCACEILSSWKDEKSNLFISVNISPKDFYFMDVYAEIMALIEEFKIEPSRLRIEITETVMMTEAESRMAILSKFRKSGFVVEMDDFGSGYSSLNQLKDMPLDVLKIDMKFLSKAADNHRATTILRNVLRLSNDLGLFSLTEGVETEDQYKMLNEIGCQLFQGYFFAKPMSVADFEKLCDKNKGNL from the coding sequence ATGCGAGAAACATTTGCAATTATATATATACTACTAATAATCCTTCTCGGACTATTTGGGACGATTTCACGACGGTCAAGCAAGAGCGTCGCGAAGCCTGTTTCTTATTTGCAATTTACCTTCATTGTCCCCATCGTCGGAAATTTGATACTTGTCCTTTCCGAGAACGAATTTCTCTCGACTATTGGCAGCTACATTTATTCTATAGGCATGGACCTTATGGTCATGTGCCTGTTCGATTTCTCTCTTTCTTATTGTGGCATTTCTTGGAGAAACCACAAAAAGAAATGCATGATTCTCTATTCCATTCTGACCATCGATATCATCCAGTATTTTTTCAACCCTTTTTTCGGCCACGCCTTTGGCATGGAAGCCATCACGGTCGACGGTACGCTTTACTATAGGCTCGTTCCCTATGCAGGGCAATTCTGTCACCGCATCATCGTCTACCTAGCTTATGCAACGTCACTAGCCTTTTTCATTGTAAAAACAATCAAAGTCCCGCGAATTTACGCCGAAAAATACTACGTCATTTTGTTCGCCTTGAGTTTAGGTGGAATATGGCAGACCTACTACATTATCTCAAGAACGCCCATAGACAGTTCAATGATCGGTTTTACCATTTGCAGTTTTCTCATTTTCTATTTTTCGCTTTTCTACAGACCATTCAGACTTCTCGACCGAATGCTTGCAAATATCGCGTCCAAATTACCCGAAGCAGTCGTATTCTTTGACGCAAGCGACCGCTGCGTTTGGATTAACGGGAAAGCCCGAAAAATACTGAACATTCATTCCGACAATTTTGAGCATGTCAAGAAGCGTTTGACCAGCTGGTTCAACATCGTTGACACAGGCGAAGATAACTGGAGTACAAAACAAACCATCGGATTCGGGAAAGCTGCAAAGCACTACGCAATCGAAAAACATTTGGTAACTGATGTAAAGAACAAGAAAATCGGCTACTTCTTAAGCATCCAAGACAATACAGAAGATATCCTCAACCACCAGCGCGAAATTTACGAAGCCACCCACGACATGCTCACGGGACTCTTTACCAAGGAGCACCTGTTCAACCTGATTCGGAACAAGGTCGCAACCGATAAGGACTCTTCCTATTCCATCGCTCTCCTTGACATCAAGGATTTCAAGATGATAAACGACATCTTTGGTAACGAGGTGGGTGACGGAGTCCTCAAAAGGGTGGCAAACTGGATCAGGGAAAACGCAACCGAGGAGTGGATTTTCGGAAGACTTTCAGGGGACGCGTTCGGCATCTGCTATCCGACAGGCTCCGCAAGGCTAGATGTCGTCGAACAACGACTTTCGAAGTTCGTCATTTCGAACGGATCTATTGATCAGCACATTCTGATGCATGTGGGCATATACAACGTAACCGATCCCAGCATCGACATATCCATCATGTTCGACCGAGCCCACTTGGCCCTCACCACCATCAAGAACGAATTCAACGTACATATCGCCATCTACGACGACAATATGCGCGACCAGGTGCTCTGGAATCAAAAAATATCCACGGAACTGGAAGCGGCCATCAAAAATCGGCAGATTGTTCCCTATCTGCAGCCTATCGTAAACAATAATGGATCCATCATCGGCGCCGAAGCCCTTGTCCGCTGGCTCCACCCCGACGAAGGATTCCTCCCTCCGTTCAAGTTCATCCCCGTATTCGAGAAGAACGGGATGATCGCCCTGGTAGATAAGTACATTTGGCGTTGCGCCTGCGAAATTCTTTCTTCGTGGAAAGACGAAAAATCCAACCTGTTTATCTCCGTGAACATTTCGCCCAAAGACTTCTACTTCATGGATGTCTATGCCGAAATCATGGCGCTTATCGAGGAATTCAAGATAGAACCGTCGCGACTCCGTATTGAGATTACCGAAACGGTGATGATGACCGAAGCCGAAAGCCGCATGGCCATCTTGAGCAAATTCCGCAAATCGGGATTTGTCGTCGAAATGGACGACTTCGGCAGCGGATATTCTTCCCTAAACCAGCTCAAGGACATGCCGCTCGACGTTCTAAAAATCGATATGAAGTTCCTGAGCAAGGCCGCAGACAACCACCGTGCAACAACTATCTTGCGCAACGTACTCAGGCTTTCGAACGATCTCGGACTGTTCTCGCTTACCGAAGGTGTCGAGACCGAAGACCAGTACAAGATGCTCAACGAAATAGGCTGTCAGCTGTTCCAGGGATATTTCTTTGCAAAACCCATGTCCGTCGCTGACTTTGAAAAACTTTGCGATAAAAATAAAGGTAACCTATGA
- a CDS encoding GNAT family N-acetyltransferase, producing the protein MDIKVLRATEEWQRAGAYSVRIQGMNRQHHISLREEFDEHDGDGTKYIVLLDDEYPVATCRFYEIDADTATIGRVVVLPEYRGQKLGAMAVREAEKWIAECGYKQIVIDSRIEAVGFYEKLGYKSVGAKTHQSGVFECTRMTKSL; encoded by the coding sequence ATGGATATCAAAGTTCTCCGAGCAACAGAAGAATGGCAACGTGCGGGTGCGTACAGCGTGCGCATCCAGGGCATGAACCGGCAGCACCACATTTCGCTCCGCGAGGAGTTCGACGAGCACGACGGCGACGGCACTAAGTACATTGTCTTGCTGGATGACGAATATCCGGTTGCCACCTGCCGTTTCTATGAAATTGACGCAGACACGGCAACCATCGGCCGCGTGGTCGTTCTGCCGGAATATCGCGGACAGAAGCTCGGCGCCATGGCCGTGCGCGAAGCCGAAAAGTGGATTGCTGAATGCGGCTACAAGCAGATTGTCATCGACAGCCGCATCGAGGCGGTCGGCTTTTACGAGAAACTCGGTTACAAGAGTGTCGGCGCCAAAACTCACCAGTCAGGCGTTTTCGAATGCACCCGGATGACGAAATCGTTATAA
- a CDS encoding superoxide dismutase, whose translation MIQPINGKFEMPALPYAAGDLAPVLSQETIEFHYGKHLQTYLNNLNAALPGSAFEGKSIAEIVKTAEGGVFNNAGQFLNHYMYFMQFKAPSAGNVPTGKIAEAIARDFGSFEKFQEEFQAKGAGLFGSGWVWLSADAQGKLVITQEGNAQNPLTKGLKPLLTFDVWEHAYYIDYRNRRPDYLKGLWQIVDWNVVNNRLA comes from the coding sequence ATGATTCAACCAATCAATGGAAAATTTGAAATGCCCGCGCTTCCTTACGCAGCGGGAGATCTCGCTCCGGTGCTCAGCCAGGAAACCATCGAATTCCACTATGGCAAGCATCTGCAGACTTACCTCAACAACTTGAACGCCGCTCTTCCGGGTAGCGCATTCGAAGGCAAGTCTATCGCTGAAATCGTGAAAACGGCCGAAGGCGGCGTGTTCAATAATGCGGGACAGTTCCTGAATCATTACATGTACTTCATGCAGTTCAAGGCTCCGTCTGCGGGCAATGTTCCGACAGGCAAGATTGCCGAAGCAATCGCGCGCGATTTTGGCTCCTTCGAAAAGTTCCAGGAAGAATTCCAGGCGAAGGGTGCAGGCCTCTTCGGTTCCGGTTGGGTATGGCTTTCTGCCGATGCGCAGGGCAAGCTCGTGATTACGCAGGAAGGCAACGCCCAAAATCCGCTCACCAAGGGCCTCAAGCCGCTGTTGACCTTCGACGTGTGGGAACATGCCTACTACATCGACTACCGCAACCGTCGTCCGGACTACCTCAAGGGACTCTGGCAGATTGTGGACTGGAACGTAGTCAACAACCGCCTTGCATAA